A genomic stretch from Bacillota bacterium includes:
- a CDS encoding hemerythrin family protein, with translation MLKWTDDLSIGIGIIDEQHKELFKRVNNLLSSMSQGRGKEQIGEVLNFLSDYVETHFGTEEKFMGAHGYPEGKAHKGEHGSYIEKLSALRERFGREGQSSLLAIESQRLLVDWWLNHIGKTDKALGAFLKEKGV, from the coding sequence ATGCTGAAATGGACGGACGATCTTTCTATTGGCATCGGGATCATCGATGAACAGCATAAAGAGCTTTTCAAGAGGGTCAACAACCTACTGTCATCTATGAGCCAGGGCAGGGGAAAGGAACAAATAGGCGAAGTCCTGAACTTTCTTAGCGACTATGTAGAAACTCACTTCGGCACAGAAGAAAAATTCATGGGAGCTCATGGATATCCAGAGGGAAAGGCGCATAAAGGCGAACATGGTTCATATATCGAAAAACTCTCTGCCCTCCGGGAACGGTTTGGCCGTGAGGGGCAAAGCTCCCTTCTAGCTATTGAATCCCAGCGTCTTCTCGTAGACTGGTGGCTGAATCACATAGGCAAGACGGACAAGGCTTTGGGAGCCTTTTTGAAGGAGAAGGGAGTCTGA
- a CDS encoding AbrB/MazE/SpoVT family DNA-binding domain-containing protein, with translation MEGTYVSSKGQVVIPKAIRDAAGLRVRTRLKVTLKEDGILLTPVRAAAVDALYGRFGGQDLIADLEAEHWTEVQRDSEIGARRRESGLRGSPRRQVQRGLFHIVIRRFSLAETIHRLVSL, from the coding sequence GTGGAAGGCACATATGTGTCATCAAAGGGGCAGGTCGTCATACCGAAAGCGATTAGGGATGCAGCCGGTCTTAGGGTTAGAACCAGACTCAAAGTTACTTTGAAGGAAGACGGGATCTTGCTTACTCCTGTGCGTGCAGCGGCTGTCGATGCTTTATATGGACGTTTTGGGGGGCAAGATCTTATCGCCGATCTGGAAGCTGAACACTGGACCGAGGTTCAGAGGGATTCCGAAATCGGGGCGCGGCGAAGGGAATCCGGGCTGAGGGGAAGCCCCCGCAGGCAAGTCCAGCGAGGGCTCTTCCACATAGTTATTCGCCGTTTCAGTCTAGCAGAAACGATCCATCGTCTGGTTAGCCTTTAA
- a CDS encoding DUF4065 domain-containing protein — MNKRTTFCEECRKDVAYSMENVSLKGTLKGEEYNYSGKKAICAECGAEVYVAEIEDENLKALYDAYRQKKGIISLEKILEIPRKYNIGKRPLSLLLGWGEMTFTRYCDGDMPTKQYSDMLRRIYDEPAFYLSLLEKNKERLKSQVAYEKSRRATMELLDRQKTGTSDTVTSKVDKVVDYLLFRCEDITPLALQKALYYIQGFYYAFNGSFLFAEDCEAWVHGPVYREIYNRYSGYHFDPIESNGEFDASVFTDSEKAIIDSVIQNLCCYSGKILGRFTHAETPWLKTRGNLPADAHSDRIIPKEAIGEYFNAVKQKYNMLIPDDIENYAQVMFNRTVKG, encoded by the coding sequence ATGAATAAGAGGACTACCTTCTGCGAGGAATGCAGGAAAGATGTCGCCTATTCTATGGAAAATGTTTCCCTGAAGGGCACATTGAAAGGCGAGGAATACAATTATTCCGGAAAGAAAGCGATATGTGCCGAATGTGGCGCCGAGGTATATGTAGCAGAGATTGAGGATGAAAACCTAAAAGCGCTGTATGATGCCTATCGTCAGAAGAAAGGTATAATTTCGCTTGAGAAGATCTTGGAGATTCCACGGAAGTATAATATTGGAAAACGTCCGCTATCTCTGCTTTTAGGCTGGGGAGAGATGACATTTACCCGCTATTGCGATGGAGATATGCCGACTAAGCAATATTCTGATATGCTACGAAGAATCTACGATGAACCGGCCTTTTATCTATCATTGCTGGAAAAAAATAAAGAGAGACTGAAATCTCAGGTTGCATATGAAAAGAGCAGACGCGCCACAATGGAGTTGCTTGACAGACAAAAAACTGGGACCTCCGATACTGTGACCTCCAAAGTGGATAAAGTAGTTGACTACCTGCTGTTTCGTTGCGAAGATATTACGCCCTTGGCATTACAGAAAGCCTTATATTATATCCAGGGTTTCTACTATGCTTTCAATGGCAGTTTCCTGTTTGCGGAGGATTGCGAGGCGTGGGTGCACGGCCCGGTTTACCGGGAAATCTACAACCGCTATTCTGGTTACCACTTTGACCCCATTGAGAGTAACGGTGAGTTTGATGCTTCTGTATTTACAGATTCGGAGAAGGCTATCATTGACAGCGTTATCCAAAATCTTTGCTGCTACAGTGGGAAAATACTGGGGAGGTTTACACACGCTGAAACGCCTTGGCTGAAAACGCGTGGCAATCTGCCTGCCGATGCTCATTCTGACCGCATAATCCCCAAAGAAGCTATCGGCGAGTATTTCAACGCTGTGAAGCAGAAATACAACATGTTGATACCCGATGACATTGAGAATTATGCTCAGGTTATGTTTAACAGGACAGTTAAAGGCTAA